From one Luteolibacter sp. SL250 genomic stretch:
- a CDS encoding cytochrome c biogenesis protein ResB, protein MMESSESLPPVRKSGNAGMRVINFLSSLGLATVLLILLGILTWLATLEQIHNGLYPTLRKYFDYRAFYVLPDAVSPENTWYPRVNGNPLTIPLPGGYYVCALLTLNLLLGGILRIRKGWKQAGVLISHFGIILMLIGGGVTDHFSRRGNMAIHEGKVSDVAQDYFEWVIEAAEIKDNKPENIRVIGSEHLKPLEGESRRIFRLPDMPFDLEITGYYPYAVPIAATERAPRNGEPVFDGYFLEQQEEQVGGKAVEEERKMAGCHARLLYKNGEKSTPFILTGASLYPYTVRVDDRVFTIDMRKRLWPMPFEVRLDKFTADFHPGTRRASKFISDITRIENGAEAKVRIEMNEPMRYEGLTFFQASYGPDGAGPGDKLFSVFEVVKNPADKWPEYSLYIVTFGLLVHFIMKLAGFIGGTTSKKRNV, encoded by the coding sequence ATGATGGAATCCTCCGAATCGCTCCCGCCCGTCCGGAAATCCGGCAACGCCGGGATGCGTGTCATCAACTTCCTGTCCAGCCTCGGGCTGGCCACCGTCCTCCTCATCCTGCTGGGCATCCTGACCTGGCTGGCCACCCTGGAGCAGATCCACAACGGCCTCTATCCCACGCTGAGGAAATACTTCGACTACCGCGCGTTCTACGTCCTGCCGGACGCGGTCTCCCCGGAGAACACCTGGTACCCGCGCGTGAACGGCAACCCGCTGACCATCCCGCTTCCCGGCGGCTACTACGTCTGCGCCCTCCTCACCCTCAACCTGCTGCTCGGTGGCATCCTCCGCATCCGCAAGGGCTGGAAGCAGGCTGGGGTGCTCATCTCCCACTTCGGCATCATCCTTATGCTCATCGGCGGTGGAGTGACCGACCATTTCTCCAGGCGAGGCAACATGGCCATCCATGAAGGAAAGGTGAGCGATGTGGCCCAGGACTACTTCGAGTGGGTGATCGAAGCGGCGGAGATCAAGGACAACAAGCCGGAGAACATCCGGGTCATCGGCAGCGAGCACCTCAAGCCGCTGGAGGGCGAGAGCCGCCGCATCTTCCGCCTGCCGGACATGCCCTTTGACCTGGAGATCACCGGCTACTATCCCTATGCCGTCCCGATCGCCGCCACCGAGCGCGCGCCGCGGAACGGCGAACCGGTCTTCGACGGATACTTCCTGGAACAACAGGAAGAGCAGGTCGGCGGCAAGGCGGTCGAGGAAGAGCGGAAAATGGCCGGCTGCCATGCGAGGCTCCTTTACAAGAACGGGGAGAAATCCACCCCCTTCATCCTCACCGGCGCCTCCCTCTATCCCTACACCGTCCGCGTGGACGACCGGGTGTTCACCATCGACATGAGGAAGCGTCTGTGGCCGATGCCCTTCGAGGTGAGACTGGACAAGTTCACCGCGGACTTCCACCCGGGAACCCGGCGGGCTTCCAAATTCATCAGCGACATCACCCGCATCGAGAATGGCGCGGAGGCCAAGGTCCGCATCGAGATGAACGAGCCGATGCGCTATGAGGGACTCACTTTCTTCCAGGCCAGCTACGGTCCGGATGGCGCGGGACCGGGAGACAAGCTGTTTTCGGTCTTCGAAGTCGTGAAAAACCCGGCGGACAAGTGGCCGGAATACAGCCTCTACATCGTCACCTTCGGCCTGTTGGTGCACTTCATCATGAAACTTGCCGGCTTCATTGGCGGAACCACATCCAAGAAACGCAATGTCTGA
- a CDS encoding sigma-70 family RNA polymerase sigma factor: protein MSENSEIHEAAHTEAVQRLYLQHQPAIRSYILSMIPDFSLADDVMQEVFLVITRKAGSFTLGSSFPAWVKVIARFKALETIRTSVGGRFETLSEEVLEALGAEQREFPLQTDERLCLLAACLSELAPQARRSIILRYQNDHLPPEISNLMGCTVQSVNVTLSRARAFLRECVTRKMSTSTP from the coding sequence ATGTCCGAGAATTCCGAAATCCATGAAGCAGCCCACACGGAGGCGGTCCAGAGGCTGTATCTGCAGCACCAGCCCGCGATACGGAGTTACATCCTCTCGATGATTCCGGATTTTTCCCTCGCGGATGACGTGATGCAGGAGGTGTTTCTGGTGATCACCAGGAAAGCCGGCAGCTTCACCCTCGGGTCGAGTTTTCCGGCATGGGTCAAAGTCATCGCCCGGTTCAAGGCACTGGAGACGATCCGGACGTCGGTCGGTGGCCGGTTCGAAACGCTCTCGGAAGAGGTTCTCGAAGCGTTGGGTGCGGAACAGAGGGAGTTCCCCCTCCAGACGGACGAACGTCTGTGCCTTCTGGCCGCCTGCCTTTCCGAACTCGCGCCGCAGGCAAGGCGTTCGATCATCCTCCGTTACCAGAACGACCATCTGCCCCCTGAAATTTCGAATCTCATGGGATGCACCGTTCAATCGGTGAATGTCACCCTCTCACGGGCGCGCGCTTTCCTCAGGGAATGTGTGACCCGGAAGATGTCCACCAGCACGCCTTGA
- a CDS encoding low molecular weight protein-tyrosine-phosphatase, whose translation MMESFQKPHHVLFVCMGNICRSPAAEIIFRKLASDAGRAGEFEIDSAGTISHHHGSPPDERMAATLQRRGYTVSGRARRISTRDLEKFDLILTMDEDNLAAVQRLDLNNTHHHKIRPFVEFCSHGMDLRVPDPYYGGQRGFDLVMNLLEDGCQGILEHFAPVKMAG comes from the coding sequence ATGATGGAAAGCTTCCAGAAGCCCCACCACGTTCTTTTCGTGTGCATGGGCAACATATGCCGTTCCCCCGCAGCAGAGATCATTTTCCGGAAACTCGCGTCCGACGCGGGACGTGCCGGTGAATTCGAGATCGATTCCGCAGGGACGATCAGCCATCACCACGGCTCCCCGCCGGATGAGCGGATGGCCGCCACCCTGCAACGCCGCGGCTATACCGTCAGCGGACGGGCACGCCGGATCAGCACCCGCGATCTGGAGAAATTCGACCTGATCCTGACCATGGATGAGGACAATCTCGCTGCGGTGCAGCGGCTCGACCTGAACAACACCCATCACCACAAGATCCGTCCGTTTGTCGAATTCTGCAGCCACGGGATGGATCTCCGGGTTCCGGACCCCTACTACGGCGGCCAGCGCGGCTTCGATCTCGTGATGAATCTGCTGGAGGATGGTTGCCAGGGGATCCTGGAGCATTTCGCCCCGGTCAAAATGGCGGGTTGA
- the rpsP gene encoding 30S ribosomal protein S16: protein MAVALRLNRKGTKDRPYYKIVAVDSRKRRDGRYIEQVGTYDPLLEGVNYTIDLEKADKWLGVGAKPSETVNSIIRKARTASKA from the coding sequence ATGGCCGTAGCTCTCCGTCTCAACCGCAAGGGAACCAAAGACCGCCCTTATTACAAAATCGTCGCTGTGGACAGCCGCAAGCGCCGCGATGGACGTTATATCGAGCAAGTCGGCACCTATGATCCCCTTCTTGAAGGCGTGAACTACACCATCGACCTGGAGAAGGCTGACAAGTGGCTCGGCGTCGGCGCGAAGCCTTCCGAGACCGTCAACAGCATCATCCGCAAGGCCCGCACCGCCTCCAAGGCGTGA
- the glnD gene encoding [protein-PII] uridylyltransferase yields the protein MPTHLKTLETHARKALEPALNGQLSPAERISLYKRFLKIEQHRIYLRHRAGAGGLEIARARAGLIDTVVGSIYQAALNNRGGSELPMAVVAIGGYGRGTLNPRSDVDILFLLPRASSKLPKAQQELLQEVLYLLWDVGFKVGHACRSIAECIQEAANDQLNKTALIDARLVAGDAGLFAEFEKRFATDCLDKKKDEFFDLRRQDLRSRHQKYSYTVFLQEPNVKESCGGLRDYQNILWVSRVKRGNSDLRSLVDDRLLTSTAYKEIEEAYDFLHRVRNELHYHTRKGTDQLTLQLQGVVATSFRYPQRGILRRTEEFMRDYYRHTRNIYQHTTSLMEIFEIEQEHKADTRLTSFLTFRKKNREEFDGFVARDGRIYPENNDIFKDDPNRLMRLFQHLQVRGLRLSPPMRKLVKAHWEDIDRPFRYSKANRQTFQAILERKGDVARALRRMHRVGVLGRYLPEFGALDCLVQHEFFHRYTADEHTLRCIEELDKLVGETNPSRAIYSRLFHQIEDAYGLYLAVILHDTGRAENVREHIDGSAMLAARLCNRLQIHGERRSLIMYLVDNHLTFWRTATTRNLEDPEVIDEFASIVKTQSRLDALFLFTFADSNGTSPDSWNSWKESLMLQLYKSTTNFLKSGREQYSRQLDEDRTALRDEVISIMREDYHPDVQRHFERMPAAAFTFRQPQHIVTQVRTIRHFLQREADSNDPNATCIKWIDHPDGGYTEIVLATWDKPLLLEKICCALAAEQINILSADFFTRTDGIVVNIFRINTTNFEPVSDAGLRRRFLETFEKILRSEKHEPELYLRRRVNFLKPRPEQDLPIPVRAHVTNDVHPTCTTVEIQALDRIGLLHDLFHTINRHGLNTAHARICTEKGVAMDTLYITTQNGEKVGDPVVLEHLREDFAKLVERSEND from the coding sequence ATGCCCACCCACCTGAAAACGCTCGAAACCCACGCCCGGAAGGCTCTCGAACCGGCGTTGAACGGACAACTGTCCCCCGCGGAACGGATCTCCCTCTACAAGCGTTTCCTGAAGATCGAGCAACACCGCATCTACCTCCGCCACCGGGCCGGAGCCGGCGGGCTGGAGATCGCCCGCGCCCGGGCCGGGCTGATCGATACGGTGGTCGGCTCCATCTACCAGGCAGCACTGAACAACCGTGGTGGCAGCGAGCTGCCGATGGCGGTGGTGGCGATCGGCGGTTATGGCCGCGGAACGCTCAACCCGCGCTCGGATGTCGATATCCTCTTCCTCCTCCCACGGGCCTCCTCGAAGCTCCCCAAAGCCCAGCAGGAGCTGTTGCAGGAAGTGCTGTATCTCCTGTGGGACGTGGGCTTCAAAGTCGGGCACGCCTGCCGCTCCATCGCCGAGTGCATCCAGGAAGCCGCGAACGACCAGCTCAACAAGACGGCTTTGATCGATGCCCGGTTGGTGGCCGGCGACGCGGGCCTTTTCGCCGAGTTCGAGAAACGCTTCGCCACGGACTGCCTGGACAAGAAGAAGGATGAGTTTTTCGACCTGCGGAGGCAGGACCTCCGCAGCCGCCACCAGAAGTATTCCTACACCGTCTTCCTCCAGGAGCCGAACGTGAAGGAAAGCTGCGGCGGTCTGCGGGACTACCAGAACATCCTCTGGGTTTCCCGTGTGAAGCGGGGGAACTCCGACCTCCGGTCACTGGTGGATGACCGACTGCTGACCTCCACCGCCTACAAGGAAATCGAGGAAGCCTACGATTTCCTGCACCGGGTCCGCAACGAGCTGCACTACCACACCCGCAAGGGCACGGACCAGCTCACCCTCCAGCTCCAGGGCGTGGTCGCCACCTCCTTCCGCTATCCCCAGCGCGGCATCCTGCGCCGGACGGAGGAGTTCATGCGGGACTACTACCGCCACACCCGGAACATCTACCAGCACACCACCTCGCTGATGGAAATCTTCGAGATCGAGCAGGAGCACAAGGCGGACACCCGCCTCACCTCCTTCCTCACCTTCCGGAAGAAAAACCGCGAGGAGTTCGACGGGTTCGTGGCCCGGGATGGCCGGATCTACCCGGAGAACAACGACATTTTCAAGGACGACCCGAACCGGTTGATGCGCCTTTTCCAGCACCTCCAGGTGCGCGGACTGCGCCTCAGTCCGCCGATGCGGAAGCTGGTGAAGGCCCACTGGGAGGACATCGACCGCCCTTTCCGCTACTCGAAGGCGAACCGCCAGACCTTCCAGGCGATCCTGGAGCGGAAAGGCGATGTGGCCCGTGCATTGCGGCGCATGCACCGGGTCGGCGTGCTGGGACGCTATCTGCCGGAGTTCGGTGCCCTGGACTGCCTGGTGCAGCATGAATTTTTCCACCGCTACACTGCGGACGAGCACACGCTCCGCTGCATCGAGGAACTGGACAAGCTGGTCGGTGAGACGAATCCGTCCCGCGCGATCTACAGCCGCCTTTTCCACCAGATCGAGGACGCCTACGGCCTCTACCTCGCCGTGATCCTGCACGACACCGGCCGCGCGGAGAACGTACGCGAGCACATCGACGGATCCGCGATGCTGGCCGCGCGGCTCTGCAACCGCCTCCAGATCCACGGGGAACGCCGCTCCCTCATCATGTATCTGGTGGACAACCACCTCACCTTCTGGCGCACCGCAACCACCCGGAACCTGGAAGATCCGGAGGTGATCGACGAGTTCGCCTCCATCGTCAAAACGCAGTCACGTCTGGATGCCCTGTTCCTTTTCACCTTCGCGGACTCGAACGGCACATCACCGGATTCCTGGAACAGTTGGAAGGAATCGCTGATGCTCCAGCTCTACAAATCCACGACGAACTTCCTGAAAAGCGGCCGCGAGCAGTATTCCAGGCAGCTCGACGAGGACCGGACCGCGCTGCGCGACGAAGTCATCTCCATCATGCGGGAGGACTACCATCCCGATGTGCAGCGGCATTTCGAACGGATGCCCGCCGCCGCTTTCACCTTCCGCCAGCCGCAGCACATCGTCACCCAGGTGCGTACCATCCGCCATTTCCTCCAGCGTGAGGCGGACTCGAACGACCCGAACGCGACGTGCATCAAATGGATCGACCACCCGGACGGCGGTTACACGGAAATCGTGCTCGCCACCTGGGACAAGCCGTTGCTGCTGGAAAAGATCTGTTGTGCCCTCGCCGCGGAACAGATCAACATCCTTTCCGCCGATTTCTTCACCCGCACGGACGGCATCGTGGTCAACATCTTCCGGATCAACACCACCAACTTCGAGCCGGTGTCCGACGCCGGGCTGCGGAGACGATTCCTCGAGACTTTCGAGAAAATCCTCCGTTCGGAAAAGCACGAGCCGGAACTCTACCTGCGGCGCAGGGTGAATTTCCTGAAGCCGCGTCCGGAGCAGGATCTCCCCATCCCGGTCCGCGCCCACGTGACCAACGACGTCCACCCCACCTGCACGACGGTGGAGATCCAGGCACTGGACCGGATCGGCCTGTTGCACGATCTCTTCCACACCATCAACCGCCACGGCCTGAACACGGCCCACGCCCGCATCTGCACGGAAAAGGGTGTAGCGATGGATACCCTCTACATCACGACCCAGAATGGCGAAAAGGTGGGCGATCCGGTGGTGCTCGAGCACCTCCGCGAGGACTTCGCCAAGCTGGTGGAACGCAGCGAGAATGATTGA
- a CDS encoding SAM-dependent methyltransferase, which produces MSGNQPLIRFDRFMDRALHDPETGYYARRITGVGRGGDFTTAPTLSKATGKAVAAWAAAAMKECGSFDLIEIGPGEGKLAAAMLEHLPWFTRLRTKLHLVETSRPLAEIQRKLLGNRATWYRTPAEALQACGGKAVIFSNELVDAFPLRCFQKTESDWKELAVRLGPPVEEVLLDVDALPSSSSFAVGHPVGQRIEVHESYQHWLAGWMPLWKAGRMLTIDYGAEAGDLYHRRPRGCLRAYLLQQRLEGLAIYGNPGRQDLTADVNFTDLRDWGREWSKNTTLRTFGEFLGPFLDPSKPADAYLADPSGPGGAFLVLDQGK; this is translated from the coding sequence ATGTCCGGAAACCAGCCACTCATCCGCTTCGACCGGTTCATGGATCGTGCCCTGCATGATCCGGAGACGGGATACTATGCCCGGCGGATCACCGGCGTGGGCCGCGGCGGAGACTTCACCACCGCCCCCACCCTTTCCAAAGCCACTGGAAAGGCAGTGGCCGCGTGGGCGGCCGCGGCGATGAAGGAATGCGGCAGCTTCGATCTGATTGAGATCGGCCCGGGCGAAGGAAAGCTGGCTGCGGCGATGCTGGAGCATCTGCCGTGGTTCACCCGCCTGCGGACGAAGCTGCACCTGGTCGAGACGTCCCGTCCCTTGGCGGAGATCCAGCGGAAACTGCTGGGAAACCGCGCCACCTGGTACCGGACACCCGCAGAGGCTCTGCAAGCCTGTGGCGGCAAGGCGGTCATTTTCTCCAACGAACTGGTGGACGCCTTTCCCTTACGTTGCTTCCAGAAGACGGAAAGTGACTGGAAAGAACTGGCGGTAAGACTGGGGCCACCGGTGGAGGAGGTGCTGCTGGATGTGGACGCCCTGCCTTCATCCTCATCCTTCGCTGTGGGGCATCCTGTCGGCCAGCGGATCGAGGTCCATGAATCCTACCAGCACTGGCTGGCTGGATGGATGCCCCTCTGGAAAGCGGGGCGGATGCTCACCATCGACTACGGCGCGGAAGCGGGCGACCTGTACCACCGCCGCCCCAGAGGTTGCCTCAGGGCCTACCTGCTGCAGCAGCGGCTGGAAGGCCTGGCCATCTACGGAAATCCGGGAAGACAGGATCTCACGGCGGATGTGAACTTCACCGACCTGCGTGACTGGGGGCGGGAGTGGTCAAAGAACACCACCCTCCGGACTTTCGGAGAGTTCCTGGGCCCCTTTCTCGATCCAAGCAAACCGGCGGACGCCTATCTGGCGGACCCCAGCGGCCCGGGCGGGGCGTTCCTGGTGCTGGATCAGGGGAAGTAA
- a CDS encoding LamG-like jellyroll fold domain-containing protein produces MFDEARLNHLIESYFDQRLTPDEKKEFEAMLLGSSRAREIFLDHTNWHGLTREWALREMSLESPPESVTPVPRPPRRLLKLLCAGAGIAACLFLAWQGFHRPVDPPATVLEKTPEIPRISAQPRKYPLHADVAMLGQTTGVDWSDGTPRQVAGSPLPKGWLHFRKGTLRLDFYSGATVIVEGPASLELLSPFRMRLDKGKLTANVPPPAEGFTIVSADLQVVDRGTEFGMNVGKPGDCEVHVFKGEVELQGSVPVSAPRKLRQGDALAIREGTVVNLRADRGSFMDPAVLYKEEALESEAQWKTWREASDSFRSTPGLLVYFDFENREPGSSILPNRAAKADIGSSGTVVGCEALSGRWPGKSAIGFTKTSDRVRFRTSGSMPSLTLMAWVRVDSILLEHSSLLTMSPEEVGELHWKLGKSGRIIIGMRASKELKYSSWERLESPVVVTRRDLGRWMHIATVIDGDAKVMRHFVNGEQVASGPISRPTPVRLGLANLGNFDAPPGERVKYGESRSFNGRIDEFAMINRSLSNEEIRRAAR; encoded by the coding sequence ATGTTCGACGAAGCCAGACTGAACCACCTCATTGAATCCTATTTCGACCAAAGGCTGACGCCGGACGAGAAAAAGGAGTTCGAAGCGATGTTGCTCGGCTCATCGCGGGCAAGGGAGATCTTTCTCGATCATACCAACTGGCATGGCCTCACGCGCGAATGGGCGTTGAGGGAAATGTCGCTGGAATCTCCGCCTGAGAGCGTCACACCCGTGCCCCGGCCACCGCGGCGGTTGCTGAAGCTCCTTTGTGCGGGGGCTGGTATCGCCGCCTGCCTGTTTCTGGCATGGCAGGGTTTCCATCGCCCTGTAGATCCTCCGGCGACCGTGCTGGAGAAAACGCCGGAGATACCCCGGATCTCCGCGCAGCCGCGGAAGTATCCACTGCATGCGGATGTCGCGATGCTGGGCCAGACCACGGGGGTGGACTGGAGTGACGGCACTCCGCGCCAGGTGGCGGGAAGCCCGCTGCCGAAGGGGTGGCTGCATTTCAGAAAGGGGACCCTCCGCCTGGATTTCTACAGCGGAGCCACCGTGATCGTGGAGGGGCCCGCCTCGCTCGAATTGCTGTCTCCGTTTCGCATGAGGCTCGACAAGGGCAAGCTGACGGCGAACGTGCCGCCCCCCGCGGAAGGCTTCACCATCGTGAGCGCGGATCTCCAGGTGGTGGACAGGGGGACCGAGTTCGGCATGAACGTCGGAAAGCCAGGGGATTGCGAGGTCCACGTCTTCAAGGGGGAGGTGGAGCTCCAGGGAAGTGTGCCCGTCTCCGCCCCGCGCAAACTCCGGCAGGGGGACGCATTGGCGATCCGGGAGGGAACCGTGGTCAACCTGAGGGCGGACCGTGGTTCGTTCATGGATCCCGCCGTGCTTTACAAGGAGGAGGCGCTCGAAAGCGAGGCGCAATGGAAGACATGGAGGGAGGCGTCGGATTCGTTCCGTTCGACTCCGGGCCTCCTGGTCTATTTCGATTTTGAGAACCGTGAGCCGGGCAGCTCCATCCTTCCCAACCGGGCGGCCAAGGCGGACATCGGAAGTTCCGGGACGGTGGTCGGTTGCGAAGCGCTCTCGGGGCGCTGGCCGGGAAAAAGTGCCATCGGCTTCACCAAGACCAGCGACCGGGTCCGCTTCCGGACTTCCGGGAGTATGCCCTCCCTCACGCTGATGGCCTGGGTGCGCGTGGACAGCATCCTTCTTGAACACAGCTCGCTCCTCACGATGAGTCCGGAGGAAGTCGGGGAACTTCACTGGAAACTGGGGAAATCCGGTCGGATCATCATTGGAATGCGCGCTTCGAAAGAGCTCAAGTACAGCTCATGGGAGCGTCTTGAAAGTCCCGTGGTGGTGACGCGGAGGGATCTCGGCCGCTGGATGCACATCGCCACCGTCATTGATGGCGATGCGAAGGTGATGAGGCATTTCGTCAACGGCGAGCAGGTCGCCTCCGGCCCCATCAGCCGCCCGACTCCGGTCCGGCTGGGTCTTGCGAATCTCGGGAACTTCGACGCGCCTCCCGGTGAACGGGTCAAGTACGGGGAGAGCCGGAGTTTCAACGGCCGCATCGACGAATTCGCCATGATCAACCGCAGCCTGAGCAACGAGGAAATCCGCCGGGCCGCGCGCTGA
- a CDS encoding phosphatidylserine decarboxylase codes for MESIQYHNRETGALETEKVYGESFLRWAYGNPLGPLALNSFIKKPFFSAWYGKRMSTPESKSRVAPFIAEYGLDPADFAESPDAYGSFNEFFYRKLKPEARPIDRDANSVVFPADGRHLGFQKASAIEGVFVKGQKFDLPALLGDAALAEKYADGALVLSRLCPVDYHRFHFPAAGIPSETVVLNGPLFSVSPIALRKNLGYLWENKRTLTRLETPNLGTVLCLEIGATCVGTIAQTFAPGSPVDKGAEKGYFAFGGSSTITIFEPGSVLLENDLRHHSAKQVELYAKIGTRMGYAS; via the coding sequence GTGGAATCCATCCAGTACCATAACCGCGAAACCGGCGCCCTCGAAACGGAGAAAGTCTACGGAGAATCCTTCCTGCGCTGGGCTTACGGGAACCCGCTGGGACCGCTCGCGCTGAACTCCTTCATCAAGAAGCCGTTCTTCTCCGCGTGGTATGGGAAGCGGATGAGCACGCCGGAGTCGAAGTCCCGCGTCGCGCCTTTCATCGCGGAATACGGGCTGGATCCCGCCGATTTCGCGGAATCCCCGGACGCCTATGGGAGCTTCAACGAGTTTTTCTACCGCAAGCTGAAGCCGGAAGCCCGGCCCATCGACCGGGATGCGAACAGCGTGGTCTTCCCGGCGGACGGCCGGCACCTGGGCTTCCAGAAAGCGTCGGCCATCGAAGGTGTGTTCGTGAAGGGCCAGAAGTTCGATCTACCCGCACTGCTGGGTGACGCCGCGCTGGCGGAGAAGTATGCGGACGGCGCGCTGGTGCTGTCGCGCCTGTGCCCGGTGGATTACCACCGGTTCCACTTCCCCGCCGCGGGCATCCCGTCGGAAACGGTGGTCCTCAACGGCCCCCTGTTCTCCGTCTCCCCCATCGCCCTGCGGAAGAACCTGGGCTACCTGTGGGAGAACAAGCGCACGCTCACCCGGCTGGAGACGCCGAACCTGGGCACCGTGCTGTGCCTGGAGATCGGCGCGACCTGCGTGGGCACCATCGCGCAGACCTTCGCACCGGGCAGTCCGGTGGACAAGGGTGCGGAGAAGGGCTACTTCGCCTTTGGCGGCTCCTCGACGATCACGATTTTCGAGCCGGGTTCCGTGTTGCTGGAGAACGACCTGCGGCACCACTCCGCGAAACAGGTGGAACTCTACGCGAAGATCGGCACCCGCATGGGCTACGCGTCTTGA